The Zestosphaera sp. genome contains a region encoding:
- a CDS encoding metallophosphoesterase, protein MQPIKICAVGDVHGRRYIHIFQASLRSMVLFKPDVCVFAGDMVDEGKADELEVIVDEVKTKFPNTPIISVFGNEEYHEYEDVFMSRYPELLWLNDSMTLMNIRGVNIAFIGSRGSLDRLTYWQKRNKPELRLVYIERPRILKSLIDEARRHAELVVLITHYAPTFLTVKGEPERIYPFMGSQLMEKVVKEAKPDIVIHAHAHNARVVEASMGNTKIYNVSLPARKGLTQVEIQPRKTLENYRVSK, encoded by the coding sequence GTGCAGCCTATCAAGATATGTGCTGTTGGCGATGTACACGGGAGGAGGTATATCCACATTTTTCAAGCCTCACTCAGGTCTATGGTTTTGTTTAAGCCGGACGTGTGTGTCTTTGCTGGTGACATGGTTGATGAGGGTAAGGCTGACGAGCTAGAAGTCATAGTTGATGAAGTCAAGACAAAATTCCCTAACACGCCAATCATATCAGTGTTCGGTAACGAGGAGTATCACGAGTATGAAGATGTCTTCATGAGTAGATATCCTGAACTGCTATGGCTGAATGATTCAATGACTTTAATGAATATTAGGGGTGTAAATATCGCTTTCATAGGCTCTAGAGGTTCTTTAGATAGGCTGACTTACTGGCAGAAGAGAAATAAGCCGGAACTCAGGCTAGTCTATATAGAGAGACCGAGAATACTGAAATCTCTTATTGATGAGGCCAGGAGACATGCTGAGCTCGTAGTACTGATAACCCACTACGCCCCAACCTTCTTAACTGTTAAAGGAGAGCCAGAAAGAATCTACCCTTTCATGGGCTCTCAGCTAATGGAGAAAGTAGTGAAGGAAGCTAAGCCAGACATAGTAATTCACGCTCACGCGCATAACGCTAGAGTAGTTGAGGCGTCGATGGGGAATACGAAAATTTACAACGTGTCTTTACCGGCTAGAAAAGGCTTAACACAAGTTGAAATACAGCCTAGGAAAACTCTGGAAAACTATAGAGTGAGCAAGTAG
- a CDS encoding RNA-binding domain-containing protein → MFTLTVTCEVRPTEDKDKVMKAVTNLFDLDKVEVIEDYPYSKLVGESSKIESLAKLHRILRQERILDTFRSVLLSNKIGNTTEFRLNKQSAYVGRATLVTLDSESPLGPITVRITSDKIDEVIDWLAPKTVGGRPIQERSIPKV, encoded by the coding sequence ATGTTCACGCTGACTGTAACGTGTGAGGTAAGACCTACTGAAGACAAAGATAAAGTTATGAAAGCCGTAACTAATCTCTTCGATCTAGATAAGGTTGAAGTAATAGAAGACTATCCTTACAGTAAGTTAGTTGGTGAAAGTAGTAAGATAGAGTCCCTAGCAAAGCTTCATAGAATCTTAAGACAGGAGAGAATCCTTGACACATTCAGAAGTGTTCTACTCAGTAACAAGATAGGTAACACTACAGAGTTTAGACTTAACAAGCAGAGTGCTTACGTAGGTAGAGCTACTTTAGTAACCTTAGATAGTGAGTCGCCACTAGGACCTATAACGGTCAGGATAACCAGCGACAAGATAGATGAAGTGATAGATTGGCTAGCTCCGAAGACTGTAGGGGGACGCCCGATACAGGAGAGGAGTATCCCAAAAGTGTAG
- a CDS encoding ATPase domain-containing protein produces the protein MRESNKFLRLGIEGLDKILGDFISPPYTMVIAGHPGSGKTTMASTICYSNALKGYRCLYVSLQEDREKLYKYMSMLGLDLEKTESAGSLRFVKIPMTLDIEGVSEAISKFVSEDYDVVVLDSVNPLLDILEKDSEKRSWLQNFFYTISRVINGLLILIAEMPYGSESLELGSIEFVSDAVLILKHRKEEGFLVRTLEIRKARGAPILLAEIPISIREGKGIEVWVPTILDEVVEAGEELELPCSLLRKTLNHIHKGMVINITYPPDSDYIDLAIMLLGLAVKENMKLLFISYKYPPVSIREALVRSLVNKGFNKDLSERLVKNHVVFKSVNPFSYSVSQLVARELSIIEELDPHIVVFHGVEIPRHTTSVSDHIRELYNQMNYLRKLGKIVVRIGAYTDDFSYKLESRVADVIVRFEYEGSEGNIGFRAYLWRRFKQPYVAISKEMYECIEETVSLIRELTAVASESVTLTSSD, from the coding sequence GTGAGGGAATCAAACAAGTTTCTAAGACTTGGTATAGAGGGATTAGATAAGATTTTAGGGGACTTTATTTCTCCCCCGTATACTATGGTTATAGCAGGACATCCAGGATCTGGAAAGACTACTATGGCTTCTACTATATGCTACTCTAATGCTCTTAAGGGGTATAGATGCCTGTACGTATCCCTGCAGGAGGACAGAGAGAAGCTCTATAAATACATGAGTATGTTAGGGCTTGACCTAGAGAAGACTGAGTCTGCAGGGTCTTTAAGATTTGTTAAGATACCTATGACACTCGATATAGAGGGGGTTTCTGAAGCAATAAGCAAGTTTGTTTCTGAAGATTATGATGTGGTGGTGTTAGATTCTGTAAATCCTCTTTTAGATATACTCGAGAAAGATAGTGAGAAGAGGTCTTGGCTTCAAAACTTCTTCTACACGATATCGCGAGTAATTAACGGTTTACTCATACTGATTGCTGAGATGCCTTATGGTTCTGAATCCCTAGAATTAGGGAGTATTGAATTCGTTTCCGACGCAGTCTTAATACTGAAGCATAGGAAGGAAGAAGGCTTCTTGGTTAGGACGCTTGAGATCAGGAAAGCTAGAGGAGCTCCGATACTGCTGGCAGAAATACCTATTTCAATACGTGAGGGTAAAGGAATTGAGGTTTGGGTGCCGACGATATTAGATGAAGTTGTTGAAGCAGGCGAAGAACTCGAATTGCCTTGCAGTCTACTTCGCAAGACACTAAATCACATACATAAGGGTATGGTTATAAATATCACTTACCCGCCAGACAGTGATTACATAGATTTAGCCATAATGCTACTTGGTTTGGCCGTGAAGGAGAATATGAAGCTACTCTTTATAAGCTATAAATACCCGCCAGTCTCGATACGAGAAGCTCTAGTACGTAGTCTCGTTAATAAGGGCTTCAACAAAGATTTGAGTGAGAGGCTAGTTAAGAACCACGTAGTATTCAAGAGTGTTAACCCATTCTCATATAGTGTTTCACAACTCGTAGCACGTGAATTATCAATAATTGAGGAGCTAGACCCACACATAGTAGTTTTCCACGGAGTTGAGATACCTCGACATACTACAAGCGTTAGCGACCATATTCGAGAACTCTATAATCAGATGAATTACTTGAGAAAGTTAGGGAAGATAGTTGTTAGGATCGGGGCTTACACAGACGATTTTAGTTATAAACTAGAATCGAGAGTTGCTGATGTCATAGTAAGATTCGAGTACGAGGGCTCAGAAGGTAATATCGGCTTTAGAGCTTACTTATGGAGGAGATTCAAGCAACCTTACGTAGCAATTAGCAAAGAAATGTACGAATGTATTGAAGAGACCGTGAGTCTCATAAGAGAGTTAACCGCAGTAGCTTCCGAATCAGTAACGCTAACTAGCTCGGATTAG
- a CDS encoding Sjogren's syndrome/scleroderma autoantigen 1 family protein: MSKEEKNNVVKKMSDLMRSGAIMLEQTCPLCGLPLFRARSGEIVCPVHGPVKIVKSEEEAVEAVSSAVLRELEKAVARKLHTYVELFLKEDINSSEMKDLIYLLDILERVRRIRKT; the protein is encoded by the coding sequence TTGAGTAAAGAAGAAAAGAACAATGTTGTAAAGAAGATGAGTGATTTAATGCGATCTGGCGCCATAATGCTCGAGCAAACATGTCCTCTATGTGGGCTACCTTTATTCAGGGCCAGGAGTGGCGAGATTGTTTGTCCCGTCCATGGTCCTGTTAAGATAGTCAAGAGTGAGGAAGAAGCTGTTGAAGCAGTATCTTCAGCTGTTTTGAGAGAGCTTGAAAAAGCTGTTGCTAGGAAGCTCCACACATACGTAGAACTCTTCTTAAAAGAAGACATTAACTCAAGCGAGATGAAGGACTTAATTTACCTACTAGATATTCTAGAGAGAGTTAGAAGAATAAGAAAGACTTGA
- a CDS encoding AAA family ATPase — MLICVTGMPGAGKSEVARRLAKYLNAKLLNMGDFVRSEALKRGLPVNRDNLMKLASELREELGPDVIAKLVLANISEDSLYVVDGVRSLEEINTFRSRTQVILIAVHASPKERFKRLLSRGRKDDPKNYQEFLERDLKELKLGLGNVIAMADLIIVNEGKDIELVVGEALKMIKEAMKDVHADCNV, encoded by the coding sequence ATGCTTATATGCGTGACTGGAATGCCGGGAGCTGGTAAGTCGGAAGTTGCTAGGAGATTAGCGAAATACTTGAATGCTAAGTTACTAAATATGGGCGACTTCGTGAGATCAGAGGCTCTTAAAAGAGGACTTCCAGTGAATAGAGATAATTTAATGAAGTTGGCCAGTGAGTTGAGGGAGGAGTTGGGTCCTGATGTAATAGCTAAGTTAGTCTTAGCCAACATTAGTGAAGACTCTCTTTACGTAGTTGACGGCGTCAGAAGCTTAGAAGAAATTAATACGTTCAGAAGCAGGACTCAAGTCATTTTAATCGCTGTTCACGCATCACCTAAAGAAAGATTTAAGAGACTGTTAAGTAGAGGTAGGAAAGACGATCCCAAAAATTATCAAGAATTTCTTGAGAGAGACCTTAAGGAACTGAAGTTGGGTCTAGGGAATGTTATAGCGATGGCTGACTTAATAATAGTGAATGAAGGGAAAGACATAGAACTAGTCGTTGGGGAAGCGCTGAAGATGATTAAGGAGGCTATGAAAGATGTTCACGCTGACTGTAACGTGTGA
- a CDS encoding Lrp/AsnC ligand binding domain-containing protein, with protein MPEAIVLINTNIGTEEEVMNELLKIEGVSEAYIVYGVYDIVVKIKAPTTEALKEIISSKIRKISNVRSTLTMIVVEGKEITKKSA; from the coding sequence GTGCCCGAAGCTATAGTACTGATAAACACCAACATAGGAACTGAGGAGGAAGTCATGAACGAGCTACTTAAGATAGAGGGAGTCTCTGAGGCCTATATAGTGTATGGAGTCTATGATATCGTAGTGAAGATTAAAGCACCTACTACCGAGGCGCTTAAAGAAATAATATCTAGCAAGATAAGGAAGATATCTAACGTCAGATCTACTCTAACCATGATAGTCGTGGAGGGTAAGGAAATTACTAAGAAGAGTGCATGA
- a CDS encoding tRNA(Ile)(2)-agmatinylcytidine synthase has translation MGLDDTDTDLEGCTTHLTFRILSKILSEVSKAFFSDYPLLIRLNPVIPFKTRGNAATSFSLKIPENDLSTLKNLVISEFLEYLETIKGGGVEPGIAFLYGNIPDELSRLYRKALTDYVHKDYVTEIINRYKEFIETPLGYSRGLVGALAAIGASNTLVECTYEILVYRVRDNYSRDRCVNEESIKAMDKVFRDQTFLNYDYENNKPLIMPSGRNPVLLGIRGEDPVALVKALKTLSLCEDFEGWLIYKTNQALNVHHVERSIEEFRPYQTGCVKGRVVENPSIRLGGDVLLKLSSLENEYSLWAVFFSETGLGKIARYLMRGDVVRVCGGGKWWEGLGLVIHGDLLEVIELVSETFKNPLCPICGHRMKSAGVRKGWKCPACGYKSLTLSKDKVKINRKITVGTYRPVDHAIKHLIMPQSRVGRRSPCDKELVSEWIHVRKNRSISL, from the coding sequence GTGGGGTTAGACGATACAGACACAGACCTAGAAGGATGTACTACACACCTAACGTTCAGAATCTTAAGTAAAATACTAAGTGAAGTCTCTAAAGCGTTTTTCTCGGATTATCCCTTACTAATTAGGTTGAATCCAGTAATACCTTTTAAGACTAGAGGAAACGCCGCTACCTCCTTCTCTCTCAAAATACCTGAGAATGATTTAAGCACTTTGAAGAATCTAGTGATTAGTGAGTTCCTTGAATACTTAGAAACTATTAAGGGCGGCGGCGTTGAGCCAGGTATAGCTTTTCTGTATGGAAATATTCCAGACGAGCTTAGTAGGCTCTACAGAAAGGCGTTGACAGACTATGTTCATAAAGACTACGTTACTGAAATAATTAACAGATATAAGGAATTTATCGAGACACCCCTTGGTTACTCAAGAGGCTTAGTAGGGGCGCTAGCCGCTATAGGCGCGTCAAATACTTTAGTCGAGTGCACGTACGAGATATTAGTATACAGGGTCAGAGACAATTACTCACGTGATAGGTGCGTTAATGAGGAGTCTATTAAAGCAATGGATAAAGTGTTTCGTGACCAGACATTCCTGAACTACGATTACGAAAATAACAAACCTCTAATAATGCCTTCTGGTCGTAACCCAGTATTACTAGGCATTAGAGGAGAAGATCCAGTAGCTTTAGTGAAAGCGCTGAAAACACTGAGTCTGTGCGAAGATTTTGAAGGCTGGTTAATATATAAGACTAACCAAGCCCTCAACGTACATCATGTAGAGAGAAGTATTGAGGAATTCAGGCCTTATCAAACTGGCTGTGTTAAGGGCAGAGTCGTCGAGAACCCAAGCATCCGTCTGGGCGGCGACGTCCTCTTAAAGCTTAGTAGTCTTGAGAACGAATACTCGTTATGGGCGGTATTCTTTAGTGAGACTGGACTAGGGAAGATAGCCAGGTACTTAATGAGGGGAGACGTGGTCAGAGTGTGTGGTGGTGGGAAGTGGTGGGAGGGTCTAGGATTAGTAATACACGGTGATTTGCTAGAAGTAATAGAGTTAGTTAGTGAGACATTCAAGAATCCTCTATGCCCTATATGTGGTCATAGAATGAAGTCAGCTGGTGTAAGAAAAGGTTGGAAATGTCCTGCTTGTGGATATAAATCTCTTACTTTAAGTAAAGATAAAGTGAAGATAAATAGAAAAATTACTGTCGGTACTTATAGGCCGGTAGACCATGCAATCAAGCACTTGATAATGCCGCAGTCCAGGGTCGGCAGGAGGAGTCCCTGTGATAAAGAATTAGTAAGCGAGTGGATTCATGTGCGTAAAAACAGGTCGATCTCTTTATGA
- a CDS encoding DUF367 family protein: protein MRLGGDNPKLSTALKLVRLGYAVRIHAKEIPPHSVVLNPFSQEILKPSDSALLRRYGVVVLDTSWNSGLEDLRSMVGRRRYEQRVLPVLKAGNPINYGVLTKLSSVEAVAAALYITGFKRYSLEILSKFKWGLTFYELNKEYLERYSSTKSAEELIKVQNEILRSMGLQP from the coding sequence GTGAGGCTTGGTGGCGATAATCCTAAGTTATCGACAGCTCTAAAACTCGTTAGGTTAGGTTATGCGGTGAGGATACATGCTAAAGAGATCCCGCCTCACTCGGTCGTTCTCAATCCTTTTAGTCAAGAGATTCTCAAACCATCTGATTCCGCCTTACTACGGAGGTATGGTGTAGTAGTTTTAGATACATCGTGGAATTCCGGACTTGAAGACTTAAGAAGCATGGTTGGTAGGCGTAGATACGAGCAAAGAGTTCTACCAGTTCTTAAGGCAGGGAATCCAATAAATTATGGGGTCCTAACCAAGTTAAGTAGTGTTGAAGCGGTTGCCGCAGCTCTCTATATAACCGGGTTTAAGAGATACTCGCTAGAGATTCTGAGTAAGTTTAAGTGGGGCCTGACCTTCTATGAGTTAAACAAAGAATACCTAGAGAGATACTCCAGCACAAAATCCGCGGAAGAATTAATTAAGGTCCAGAACGAAATTTTAAGGTCTATGGGTCTTCAACCGTGA
- a CDS encoding transcription initiation factor IIB codes for MAEHEKQEDRCPPGKIIYDEVRGEYICTESGEVIEERVVDQGPEWRAFTPEEKERRSRSGSPLSQTLHDSGIATMIDWRDRDASGKKLELERKLEAMRMRKWQIRTRIQNSIDRNITQAAEELDRLAVELGLPEAIKDEAASIYRKAVERGVVRGRAVEAVVAACLYIACRLYKLPRSLDDIAEYTKTQKKEIARCFRLLVRELNIKIPVSGASDYIPQMISALGLGGKVEAKAKEILELAKSTGITAGKDPAGVAAAAVYIAARLCGIKKTQKDIAQVAGVTEVTVRNRYREITQQLNLKVPEDEED; via the coding sequence ATGGCAGAGCATGAGAAGCAGGAGGATAGATGTCCTCCGGGTAAGATTATTTACGATGAGGTCAGGGGAGAGTATATATGTACTGAGAGTGGTGAAGTCATTGAGGAGAGGGTCGTAGATCAGGGTCCTGAGTGGAGAGCGTTTACTCCTGAAGAGAAGGAGAGGAGGTCACGTTCTGGCTCTCCACTCTCACAGACTTTACATGATAGCGGCATAGCTACCATGATTGATTGGCGTGATAGGGATGCTTCAGGCAAGAAGCTTGAGCTAGAGCGTAAGTTAGAAGCTATGCGTATGCGTAAGTGGCAGATAAGGACTAGGATACAGAATAGCATAGACAGGAACATAACTCAAGCAGCTGAAGAGCTCGATAGGTTAGCTGTGGAGTTGGGTCTTCCTGAAGCTATCAAGGACGAGGCCGCAAGTATCTATAGGAAAGCTGTCGAGAGAGGTGTGGTTAGGGGTAGGGCTGTAGAAGCCGTTGTCGCTGCTTGCCTCTACATAGCTTGTAGACTCTACAAACTGCCCAGGTCTCTTGACGACATCGCAGAATACACTAAGACTCAAAAGAAGGAAATAGCCAGGTGTTTCAGGTTACTAGTTCGTGAACTCAACATTAAGATACCTGTCTCAGGAGCTAGTGATTACATACCGCAAATGATTTCAGCGTTAGGGCTCGGCGGGAAAGTAGAAGCCAAGGCTAAGGAAATACTTGAGTTAGCTAAAAGTACTGGAATCACTGCAGGTAAAGACCCGGCAGGAGTAGCCGCGGCAGCGGTCTACATAGCTGCCAGACTTTGCGGTATAAAGAAGACCCAAAAAGACATAGCTCAAGTAGCTGGCGTGACTGAAGTTACAGTGAGAAACAGATATAGAGAGATAACACAACAACTAAATCTTAAAGTTCCGGAAGACGAGGAAGATTAA
- the yciH gene encoding stress response translation initiation inhibitor YciH, giving the protein MSKKSKVDIVSLCGGLPEELCVQLGAEEQLIKIRLEKRKFGKEVTIIEGIDPSTYDLKKVASVLKSRLATGGTVKNNHIEIQGDQRQKAKNILVEEFGIPAESIIFIETE; this is encoded by the coding sequence ATGAGCAAGAAAAGCAAGGTGGATATAGTCTCTCTATGTGGTGGGTTACCAGAGGAACTTTGTGTTCAGTTAGGTGCTGAGGAGCAACTCATTAAGATCAGGTTAGAGAAGAGGAAGTTCGGTAAGGAGGTCACTATTATAGAGGGTATAGACCCATCAACTTATGACTTAAAGAAAGTAGCTTCTGTTCTCAAGAGTAGATTAGCGACTGGCGGTACGGTCAAGAATAACCATATAGAAATACAGGGTGATCAAAGACAGAAAGCCAAAAATATACTTGTCGAGGAGTTCGGTATTCCTGCAGAGAGTATAATATTCATAGAAACCGAATAA
- a CDS encoding DEAD/DEAH box helicase, protein MSSSDDLIVRYRGWMSEEDFRKVVEIAEYLGREGDELIFRISKHKLVSKRLTVDDVLGVLDEVGLEYDEFFEERLREFFGRVRGNATIYLKEGKLVLSFNRYLGDIYQSRLKELLKYDKVGKYFYTHPFKYHELKKVLTSLGFSVNDLTGLKDSIPLPVKISFRGNLREYQLEALNAWLGNSGRGIIALPTGSGKTHIGIAAISKINEATLIITYTKEQLLQWEKFIKTFTDIPSSHIGLYYSREKKISSVTLATYQTAFKYIEKLAPYFNLLIIDEVHHLPAEKFKHIAITSPAKYRLGLSATPYREDGKHTELFPLMGGVVYYKTTQELAEKGFLAKFKIETIKVDLKSDERKEYLKLRKQFRELVGGLDFKTLVDLAKRGDARAIRALEIHSEILKILSMSDSKLEKVKEIVERELNEGKKIIVFAHYVTLAEKIADVLGAYLLTGEMEEAKRRSILDQFRKAERGVLVVTTVGDEGLDIPDASVGVLVAGTGSRRQFIQRLGRLLRPKPGKEAILYEIVVRGSSEEFQAKKRKTVSLDDLAGIYEGPDQDF, encoded by the coding sequence ATGAGTTCTTCTGATGACTTGATTGTCAGGTATAGGGGCTGGATGAGCGAAGAAGACTTCAGGAAAGTCGTGGAGATTGCTGAGTATCTGGGTAGGGAGGGTGACGAATTAATTTTCAGGATATCGAAACACAAATTAGTTAGTAAGAGGCTTACAGTAGATGACGTGTTGGGGGTTCTTGACGAGGTCGGGCTAGAATATGATGAGTTTTTTGAAGAGAGATTAAGAGAATTTTTCGGCAGGGTTAGAGGGAATGCAACTATCTATCTCAAGGAAGGTAAGTTAGTGCTGTCTTTTAATAGGTACTTAGGAGATATATATCAGTCTCGCTTGAAAGAACTCTTGAAATATGATAAAGTAGGTAAGTATTTCTATACGCATCCATTTAAATATCATGAACTTAAGAAAGTCCTCACTAGCTTAGGTTTCAGCGTAAATGATCTGACGGGTTTAAAAGACTCGATCCCCTTACCAGTAAAGATAAGCTTTAGGGGTAATCTTAGAGAGTACCAGTTGGAAGCGTTGAATGCATGGTTAGGTAACTCAGGTCGCGGGATAATAGCACTACCTACCGGGTCAGGGAAGACACACATAGGTATAGCAGCCATATCAAAGATTAATGAAGCGACACTCATAATAACTTACACGAAAGAGCAACTACTGCAGTGGGAGAAGTTCATAAAGACATTCACTGATATACCGTCGTCACACATAGGTCTCTACTACAGCAGAGAAAAGAAAATATCGTCAGTGACTCTAGCTACCTACCAGACGGCGTTTAAGTACATAGAGAAGTTAGCACCGTACTTCAACTTACTCATAATTGACGAGGTCCATCACCTGCCGGCAGAGAAGTTCAAGCATATAGCCATAACATCGCCAGCTAAGTACAGGCTAGGTCTCTCCGCAACACCGTACAGGGAAGACGGGAAGCACACAGAATTATTTCCTCTCATGGGTGGGGTAGTGTACTATAAGACTACGCAGGAACTAGCTGAAAAAGGATTTCTAGCTAAGTTTAAGATAGAAACTATTAAGGTAGACCTGAAAAGTGATGAGAGAAAAGAATACCTGAAGTTGAGAAAACAGTTTCGTGAGTTAGTTGGTGGCTTAGATTTCAAGACTTTAGTAGATCTGGCTAAGCGAGGTGACGCGAGGGCCATCAGAGCTCTCGAAATACATAGTGAAATACTGAAGATATTGTCTATGAGTGACTCAAAGCTAGAGAAAGTTAAAGAGATAGTTGAGCGCGAGCTGAACGAAGGCAAGAAAATAATAGTATTCGCTCATTACGTGACGTTAGCAGAGAAAATAGCTGACGTGTTAGGAGCTTATTTACTTACTGGGGAAATGGAGGAGGCTAAGAGGAGGTCTATACTAGACCAGTTTAGGAAAGCTGAAAGAGGAGTGTTAGTAGTGACTACAGTCGGTGATGAGGGTCTAGACATACCTGACGCCTCAGTAGGGGTTTTAGTTGCCGGAACTGGGTCACGCAGACAATTTATTCAGAGACTGGGGAGGTTGTTAAGACCTAAACCAGGTAAGGAAGCTATATTGTATGAGATAGTAGTCAGAGGAAGTAGCGAGGAATTTCAGGCTAAGAAAAGAAAAACTGTGAGTCTAGACGACCTAGCAGGTATATATGAGGGACCTGACCAAGATTTCTGA
- the eno gene encoding phosphopyruvate hydratase yields MEFDITYVKALQVLDSRGNPTVEVVVITEGGGYGRSIAPAGASRGKKEAVDLRDGGTRFFGMGVSKAVEAVNKILSSVLVGLNSSDYRHVDKKILEADGTQNKSRIGGNACVATSLANIKAAADTIGVPLFTFIGGFKARLLPTPLMNIINGGAHAGNELAFQEFMIIPVGADKFSEALRIGVEVYWSLKKFLKEKYGPSAINVGDEGGFAPPLKKVEEALEALSEAVKLAGYSLGNDVLIGIDSAASQFYDERSNKYIVDKKSLSTEELLSMYLDLATRYPIAYLEDPFHEESPAAFGELRKSLKSKTLVVGDDLTVTREDLVTQYLRGGVIDGAIIKVNQVGTYSEAEDSVRALLSNGGKAIISHRSGETEDNTIAHIAVGLETGLIKTGAPARGERTAKYNELLRIEDYLGEEALFAGARPLLK; encoded by the coding sequence ATGGAGTTTGACATAACCTACGTTAAAGCTCTTCAGGTACTTGACTCAAGAGGTAATCCAACAGTAGAGGTAGTAGTGATTACTGAGGGGGGTGGATACGGGAGGTCAATAGCTCCTGCAGGAGCCTCTAGAGGCAAGAAAGAAGCCGTAGATCTTAGAGATGGAGGCACTAGATTTTTCGGGATGGGAGTCTCTAAAGCCGTAGAGGCTGTTAATAAGATACTGAGTTCAGTTTTAGTAGGACTCAATTCTTCTGACTACAGGCACGTTGACAAAAAGATATTAGAAGCTGACGGTACGCAGAATAAGTCGAGGATAGGCGGTAACGCCTGCGTAGCTACCTCATTAGCGAATATTAAGGCTGCGGCCGACACCATAGGCGTGCCCTTGTTCACCTTCATAGGGGGTTTTAAAGCAAGGCTCCTCCCAACACCACTCATGAACATAATTAACGGCGGTGCTCATGCAGGTAATGAACTGGCCTTCCAGGAATTCATGATAATACCTGTAGGAGCTGACAAGTTTAGCGAGGCTTTGAGGATAGGTGTCGAGGTTTACTGGAGTCTAAAGAAGTTCCTTAAAGAGAAGTACGGGCCTAGCGCTATCAACGTAGGTGATGAGGGGGGCTTCGCACCACCACTCAAGAAAGTTGAAGAAGCTCTGGAAGCACTCTCCGAAGCCGTTAAGCTAGCCGGGTACTCGTTAGGTAATGACGTGCTGATAGGGATAGACTCTGCCGCAAGCCAGTTTTATGACGAGAGAAGCAATAAGTATATAGTAGACAAGAAGTCACTAAGTACTGAAGAATTACTGAGTATGTATCTCGATCTCGCGACCAGATACCCTATAGCTTATCTTGAAGACCCATTCCATGAGGAATCACCGGCAGCTTTCGGCGAGTTACGCAAAAGCCTCAAAAGCAAGACTCTAGTAGTAGGTGATGACTTGACCGTAACACGAGAAGACCTAGTAACACAGTATCTTAGGGGAGGCGTCATAGACGGAGCAATAATTAAAGTTAATCAAGTAGGTACTTACTCAGAAGCCGAAGATTCTGTAAGAGCTCTCTTAAGCAACGGCGGTAAAGCCATAATCAGTCACAGGAGTGGAGAGACAGAAGATAACACAATAGCACATATCGCAGTAGGATTAGAGACGGGACTAATAAAAACAGGTGCTCCGGCTAGGGGGGAAAGAACAGCAAAGTATAACGAGCTTCTCAGGATTGAAGATTATTTAGGTGAGGAAGCATTATTTGCTGGCGCGAGGCCACTACTCAAGTAA